From Catharus ustulatus isolate bCatUst1 chromosome 17, bCatUst1.pri.v2, whole genome shotgun sequence, the proteins below share one genomic window:
- the TCFL5 gene encoding transcription factor-like 5 protein, with protein sequence MSGSAPEEPQTIPQSPASVADPAPVAVGPAGSSDSSFGEQNLGFATPEASLVEMMDIEYTQLQHILCSHTEAQSSEGEVEARLSAFSSPGPSADPPLQQPSPSTSQDGGSSSSSGNQSVCPVTCQSGVPCDSYWPSSNPHLGYADLQELRMMLLSESNLPVSQREKAPNSSSSVEVSGCSVAKAKQGENFLGENKENIFVENSALAPEVRSKPAVRARLEDRFNSSPTENPRCQEPQESGVTLNNLVTLIRQPSEVVGVPLHQQGNRCAALGKNKAAPATHSLPFTYPFFTMNACSAAGSANPSQAQTCGTSCTILEAAKHQDLGIPKTFPFLYQEVESTKQTVGAINKALPEEVWIKVGDTLCKQAINRSCSRINLLDANMDRKPLGEIRNARDNNQSTAAAQGPWQSAQPSSSVQVQSGSQDGSAQRRERHNRLERDRRRRIRVCCDELNLLVPFCTIDTDKATTLQWTTAFLKYIQERHGDSLKQEFETVFCGKTGRRLKIGRPDSCVMCPAQENRTAMETK encoded by the exons ATGTCAGGATCAGCCCCCGAGGAGCCTCAGACCATTCCTCAGAGCCCAGCTAGTGTTGCTGACCCCGCTCCCGTTGCTGTCGGACCTGCAGGCTCAAGTGACAGTTCCTTTGGTGAGCAAAACCTTGGCTTCGCCACCCCCGAGGCCAGCCTGGTGGAGATGATGGACATTGAGTacacccagctgcagcacataCTTTGCTCGCACACGGAGGCGCAGAGTAGTGAAGGTGAAGTGGAAGCCAGGCTCAGCGCTTTCTCCTCGCCTGGCCCCTCTGCAGAcccccctctgcagcagccctcccccagcaccagccaggaCGGGGGctcatccagcagctctgggaaccAGTCGGTCTGCCCAGTCACCTGTCAGTCAGGGGTGCCTTGTGACAGCTACTGGCCGAGTTCTAACCCACACCTGGGCTATGCTGACTTGCAGGAGCTCAGGATGATGTTACTTAGCGAGTCCAACCTCCCCGTGAGCCAAAGGGAGAAAGCGCCCAACAGTAGTAGCTCTGTAGAAGTCTCGGGATGCAGTGTAGCAAAAGCTAAACAGGGTGAAAATTTCTTGGGGGAGAATAAGGAAAACATATTTGTTGAAAATTCGGCACTGGCACCAGAGGTTAGATCTAAACCTGCAGTCAGAGCTCGGTTGGAAGACAGATTCAACAGCAGCCCGACAGAAAACCCCAGATGTCAAGAACCCCAAGAATCTGGAGTAACTCTTAACAA TTTAGTGACATTGATCCGCCAGCCCTCAGAAGTGGTGGGTGTTCCTCTTCACCAGCAAGGGAACAGGTGTGCTGCACtagggaaaaataaagctgCACCTGCCACACATTCCTTACCATTTACTTACCCGTTCTTTACCATGAATGcatgttctgctgctggaagtgcTAACCCTTCCCAAGCACAG acCTGTGGAACATCTTGCACTATTTTGGAAGCTGCCAAACATCAAGACCTTGGGATACCCAAGACATTCCCTTTTCTCTATCAGGAAGTTGAATCCACAAAACAGACAGTAGGTGCTATAAATAAAGCTTTGCCTGAGGAAGTTTGGATTAAAGTTGGAG ACACCTTATGCAAGCAAGCCATAAACAGAAGTTGCAGCCGGATAAATCTGTTGGATGCAAACATGGATCGCAAACCTCTCGGTGAGATTCGGAACGCCCGGGACAACAaccagagcactgcagctgcccagggccCCTGGCagtcagcacagcccagctccagtgTGCAGGTACAAAGTGGTTCCCAGGATGGAAGCGCCCAGAGAAGGGAGAGGCACAACCGCCTGGAGAGAGACAGGAG GCGCAGGATCCGGGTTTGTTGTGATGAGCTCAATCTCCTCGTTCCCTTCTGCACGATTGACACTGACAAGGCAACAACTTTGCAGTGGACAACTGCATTCCTCAAGTACATTCAGGAAAGGCACGGCGACTCCCTGAAGCAG gaatttgaGACTGTATTCTGTGGTAAAACAGGTAGGAGACTAAAAATTGGAAGACCAGACTCGTGTGTAATGTGTCCAGCACAGGAAAACCGCACAGCTATGGAGACCAAATAA